The Pseudomonas cucumis sequence ACGGCATCTCAATGCGCACCATCGAGTTGCGCTGAAGCTGTTCGATCAGGCTCAGCGCACTGCTTTCGCGCGCCAGCACGTGAATTTCCAGATCGCGGCCGGAGTGCGGTGCAGAGGCCAGGGAGAAGGCGGATTTCTCGCCGTTCTCACGCTCGATCATCAGATACTGGCCGGCGTGATAGCGCGGCGGCTTGCCCGCAGGCGCACGCAGACGCACGCGCCAGGTATCGCCGCCGACGTCCCTGCATTCAATGACCTGACACGACACGCTGCGCACCGGCAATTCTCCCAGCGCGAGCACGCCATCCCACAGCACAATGCAGTCTTCCAGCGGCTCTGCAATGCAAGTGTAGAACTCGCCGTGGTCGCGCACATCGCCGGCCTGTTCGACCCGCCCTTCCACCAGCAACGCGCCGCACACATGGCAATTGCCGTTACGACAGCTTTGCGGGCATTCATAGCCCAGGCGCCGCGCGCCATCGAGAATCCGCTCGCCGGGCAGAATATCCAGCACTGCTCCGGAGGGCTGCAAGGTTACACGCATCAATCTATTCCTAACTGATTCCAGATGGCATCGATCCGTTGGGTAACGGCTTCATCCTTGACGATGACCCGGCCCCACTCGCGAGTGGTTTCGCCCGGCCATTTATGCGTGGCATCGAGTCCCATCTTCGAACCCAGGCCGGAGACCGGCGAGGCGAAGTCCAGGTAGTCGATCGGCGTGTTGTCGATCATCACCGTATCGCGCTTGGGGTCCATGCGCGTGGTGATGGCCCAGATCACGTCGTTCCAGTCCCGTGCGTTGATATCGTCGTCGGTGACGATAACGAACTTGGTGTACATGAACTGTCGCAAAAACGACCAGACACCGAGCATTACCCGCTTGGCATGGCCGGGATACGACTTCTTCATGGTCACAATGGCCATGCGGTACGAACAGCCTTCGGGCGGCAGGTAGAAGTCGGTGATCTCCGGAAACTGCTTTTGCAGGATCGGCACGAACACTTCGTTCAACGCCACACCGAGAATCGCCGGCTCATCCGGTGGACGGCCGGTGTAGGTGCTGTGGTAGATCGGTTTGATCCGGTGGGTGATGCGCTCGACGGTGAACACCGGGAAGCTGTCGACTTCGTTGTAGTAGCCGGTGTGGTCGCCATACGGGCCTTCGTCGGCCATTTCGCCCGGATGGATCACGCCTTCGAGGATGATCTCGGCGGTGGCCGGTACTTGCAGGTCATTGCCGCGGCACTTCACCAGCTCGGTGCGGTTACCCCGCAACAGACCGGCAAAAGCATATTCGGAGAGGCTGTCCGGCACCGGCGTCACGGCACCAAGAATGGTGGCCGGGTCAGCGCCCAGGGCCACTGAGACCGGGAACGGTTGGCCGGGGTGCTTCTCGCACCACTCACGGTAATCCAGCGCGCCGCCACGGTGGCTCAGCCAGCGCATGATCACCTTGTTGCGGCCGATCACTTGCTGACGGTAGATACCGAGGTTCTGGCGATCCTTGTTCGGACCTTTGGTGACGGTCAGGCCCCACGTGATCAGTGGACCGACGTCGCCCGGCCAGCAGGTCTGTACCGGCAACATCGCCAGATCGACATCGTCGCCCTCGATGACCACTTCCTGGCACACCGCGTCTTTGACGACTTTTGGCGCCATGGCAATGATCTTGCGGAAAATCGGCAGCTTGGACCAGGCGTCCTTCAGGCCCTTCGGTGGCTCGGGCTCCTTGAGGAACGCCAACAGCTTGCCGATTTCGCGCAACTCGCTGACAGCTTCTGCGCCCATCCCCAGCGCCACGCGCTCGGGAGTGCCGAACAGGTTGCCGAGTACTGGAATGTCATAACCGGTAGGGTTTTCGAAAAGCAACGCCGGGCCCTTGGCGCGCAACGTGCGATCGCAGACCTCGGTCATTTCGAGCACTGGGGACACTGGAACCTGGATGCGCTTGAGTTCGCCGCGCTTTTCCAGGCCGCTGATAAAGTCGCGCAAGTCGCGATACTGCATGCGTGAGCCTCGTGTTGGCCGTGGCGTTCGGGGCAGGCAGTTTAGCGCCGAACCCCTCTATTCAGAACCACGAACTGCCAGTTCATCAAAAATCAGATAGCAAAAAGCCGGGTTTCCCCGGCCTTTGCTGACTTTCTGCGATTTACTTGCGTTTCATCGACAGGAAGAACTCGTCGTTGGTCTTGGTCTGTTTCAGCTTGTCGACCAGGAACTCGATGGCAGAGACTTCGTCCATCGGGTGCAGCAGCTTGCGCAGGATCCACATACGCTGCAGTTCGTCGTCGGCCGTCAGCAACTCTTCGCGGCGAGTACCGGAACGGTTGATGTTGATAGCCGGGAACACACGCTTTTCGGCGATCTTGCGATCCAGAGGCAGTTCCATGTTGCCGGTGCCTTTGAATTCTTCGTAGATCACTTCGTCCATCTTCGAACCGGTTTCAACCAGCGCGGTAGCGATGATGGTCAGCGAGCCGCCTTCTTCGATGTTCCGTGCCGCGCCGAAGAAACGTTTCGGTTTCTCCAGGGCGTGGGCATCGACACCACCGGTCAGTACCTTGCCGGAGCTCGGGATCACGGTGTTGTAGGCACGCGCCAGACGGGTGATGGAGTCGAGCAGGATCACCACGTCCTTTTTGTGTTCGACCAGGCGCTTGGCCTTCTCGATCACCATTTCGGCAACCTGCACGTGGCGGGTTGGCGGCTCGTCGAACGTCGAGGCAACCACTTCGCCGCGCACGGTGCGCTGCATTTCGGTCACTTCTTCCGGGCGTTCGTCGATCAGCAATACGATCAGATGAACTTCAGGATTGTTACGAGCAATGTTTGCCGCGATGTTCTGCAGCATGATCGTTTTACCGGCTTTCGGCGGTGCAACGATCAGGCCGCGCTGGCCTTTGCCGATCGGGGCGCACAGGTCGATGACACGACCGGTCAAGTCTTCGGTGGAACCGTTGCCGGCTTCCATCTTCATGCGCACGGTCGGGAACAGCGGGGTCAGGTTCTCGAAGAGAATCTTGTTTTTCGCGTTCTCGGGACGATCGTAGTTGATCGTGTCGACCTTGAGCAGCGCGAAATAACGCTCGCCTTCCTTTGGAGGGCGGATCTTGCCAACGATGGTGTCACCGGTGCGCAAGTTGAAGCGGCGGATCTGGCTCGGCGAGACGTAGATATCGTCTGGGCCGGCGAGATAGGAAGCGTCAGCGGAGCGCAGGAAGCCGAAGCCGTCCTGGAGAATCTCCAGCACGCCATCACCGGAGATTTCCTCGCCGCTTTTAGCGTGCTTTTTGAGCAGGGAGAAAATCACGTCCTGCTTGCGCGAACGGGCCATATTTTCTATGCCCATCTGTTCGGCCAATTCGAGCAGTTCGGTAATCGGCTTTTGCTTGAGTTCAGTCAGATTCATATAGGAATGACGTAATCATTTATGGAGGGGGGAAATTAAGCTTTTGGCTTAATGAGGCCGCGCCGCAGAGAAGGCGACAGGATCGCGTACTTATTCGAAAAGGAGTGCGTCGGCGACGGCTAGCAGGGGGCAGTGGAGAAACCAGTGCGGGGCCGAATGTACCACCTGAGTTTCGGAGCGTCTAGCCCTCAATAACGAAAAGGCCCCGCATTATGCGGGGCCTTTTCATGACGCTTTATAACAACGCTTAGATGTTGGCGTCGAGGAAAGCAGCCAGTTGCGACTTCGACAGCGCGCCGACCTTGGTGGCTTCGACGTTGCCGTTCTTGAACAGCATCAGCGTCGGGATACCACGTACGCCGTGCTTGGCCGGGGTTTCCTGGTTTTCGTCGATGTTCAGCTTGGCAACGGTCAGCTTGCCTTTGTAGGTCTCAGCGATTTCGTCCAGAACAGGAGCGATCATTTTGCAAGGGCCGCACCACTCAGCCCAGTAGTCGACCAGTACAGCGCCTTCGGCCTTGAGTACGTCGGCCTCGAAGCTAGCGTCGCTAACGTGTTTGATAAGATCGCTGCTCATGGAAGTCTCCAGGTTGTAAGCAAAAAAACGTGGCCCATCATAGCTGCCCTTCCCTCGTTCAGGAAGGTGCAGATGATTGAGTCTCGCTATGGTGGCCCATGAGTTTGGGTATAGCTCAAGTCATGGGGTGGCGGGAGCGACGAAAGCGATTCCGGTACGCAGGGCGGCGTTGCGCACATGCTCCTGCATGGCCTTCTGCGCGGCGCCAGAGGCCCGACGAGCCAGCGCACGGAGGATTTTACGGTGTTCCTGCCAGGTTTCCATGGCCCGTTCGGCCCGGATGAACGGTAGCTTCTGGCTCTCCAGGAAGATGTCGGCGCTGGCCGTCAGAATGCTCAGCATCGCCTGATTGCCGCTGGCCAGGAGGATGCGCCGGTGAAACTCGAAATCCAGTCGTGCCGCTGCATCGAAGTCGGCGGCACGCAGTTCGTTGCGCATGGCGGCGACATTGTCTTCCAGGGCATCGAGCTCATCGGTGCTCAGGGTCACGGCCGCCAGCCCAGCGGCAAAACCTTCCAGCGCGTAGCGCAACTGAAAGATGTCCAGCGGTGATGCCTGAGCCGCGAACGGCCAGCCCGGCGCCGCATCGCCCCGGGGCAGATCAACCGGTGACTGCACGAACACGCCCTTGCCCGGCTGGATACTGATCACGCCCAGCGCACTCAGGGACGATAACGCCTCACGCAACGACGCCCGACTGACCCCCAACTGCACTGCCAGGTCCCGTTGCGAGGGCAAGGCATCCCCCGCCCCGAAACCTTGCTCGGAGATCAGTTTGCGGATGGCTTGCAGCGCCACTTCGGGTACGGCGCGAGAGATCGAATTCATGGTTTTTTCAGACGAGCCAGGCCAATGAGCGGCTAGTTGTAAAGCTATTCGCGACGTCCGGCAAGTCGTGCCCCATGGGGGTTCGGGAATTTTCACGGGTGCGCCATCAGGGTGCGAAATGGCTCCTGACTGTTCAGACCAGTAAGACCGAGCGACGCCAGCAAAACCGTGGCCTGCGCCCCCCGAAACCGAATCTTGGCATGGCCCGTGCTCTGTCGATCCGCAGAAATCACTTCCCGCCGATCCGGAGATTTGCCATGACCATGCGTTACAGCTCCCTCCTCGCAGCCCTGTTTGCCAGCCTGATGCTGAGCCAGGCACCCGCCCACGCCGACGGTCTGGAGGATGTGGTCAAACGCGGCACCCTCAAAGTCGCCGTGCCCCAGGACTTCCCGCCCTTCGGTTCGGTCGGCCCGGACATGAAACCTCGGGGCCTCGATATCGATACCGCCAAACTGCTGGCCGACCAACTCAAGGTCAAACTCGAACTGACCCCGGTCAACAGCACCAACCGCATTCCGTTCCTGACCACCGGCAAAGTCGACCTGGTGATTTCCAGCCTTGGCAAGAACCCTGAGCGCGAAAAAGTCATCGACTTCTCCCGTGCCTACGCCCCCTTCTACCTTGCCGTGTTCGGCCCGCCAGACGCCGCCATCAAGGGCCTGGACGATCTCAAGGGCAAAACCATCAGCGTCACCCGCGGTGCTATCGAAGACATCGAGCTGACCAAAGTTGCCCCCGAAGGCGCGACCATCAAACGCTTCGAAGACAACAACTCGACCATCGCCGCCTACCTCGCCGGCCAGGTCGACCTGATCGCCAGCGGCAACGTGGTAATGGTGGCGATCAGCGAGAAAAACCCGAAACGCGTGCCGGCGCTGAAGGTGAAACTCAAGGATTCACCGGTTTACGTTGGCGTGAACAAGAACGAGCCAGCGCTGCTGGGCAAGGTCAACGACATCCTCACCACGGCCAAGGCTGACGGTGCGCTGGAAAAGAATTCGCAAACCTGGCTGAAAGAGCCGCTGCCGGCCGATCTCTGATCGATCGCGCGGGAGACGATTTATGGCTTATCAGTTCGATTTCTTGCCGGTGGTGGAAAACACCGACCTGCTGCTGCGTGGTGCGCTGTTCACCCTTGAGCTGACGGCCATCGGTGCGTTACTCGGGGTGGGTGTAGGCATCGTCGGGGCGCTGGTGCGGGCGTGGAATATCCGCCCGTTCGCCGGCATTTTCGGGGTTTACGTCGAGTTGATCCGCAACACGCCCTTCCTGGTGCAGTTGTTTTTCATTTTCTTCGGTTTGCCGTCGCTGGGCCTGCAGATTTCCGAATGGCAGGCGGCGGTGCTGGCGATGGTGATCAACCTTGGTGCCTATTCGACCGAGATCATCCGCGCCGGCATTCAGGCGATCCCCCGCGGGCAGCTGGAAGCCGCGGCCGCCCTGGCGATGAGCCGTTTCGAAGCCTTCCGCCACGTGGTTCTGCTGCCGGCGCTGGGCAAGGTCTGGCCGGCCCTGAGCAGCCAGATCATCATCGTGATGCTCGGCTCGGCGGTCTGCTCGCAGA is a genomic window containing:
- the rho gene encoding transcription termination factor Rho, which produces MNLTELKQKPITELLELAEQMGIENMARSRKQDVIFSLLKKHAKSGEEISGDGVLEILQDGFGFLRSADASYLAGPDDIYVSPSQIRRFNLRTGDTIVGKIRPPKEGERYFALLKVDTINYDRPENAKNKILFENLTPLFPTVRMKMEAGNGSTEDLTGRVIDLCAPIGKGQRGLIVAPPKAGKTIMLQNIAANIARNNPEVHLIVLLIDERPEEVTEMQRTVRGEVVASTFDEPPTRHVQVAEMVIEKAKRLVEHKKDVVILLDSITRLARAYNTVIPSSGKVLTGGVDAHALEKPKRFFGAARNIEEGGSLTIIATALVETGSKMDEVIYEEFKGTGNMELPLDRKIAEKRVFPAININRSGTRREELLTADDELQRMWILRKLLHPMDEVSAIEFLVDKLKQTKTNDEFFLSMKRK
- a CDS encoding transporter substrate-binding domain-containing protein, with amino-acid sequence MTMRYSSLLAALFASLMLSQAPAHADGLEDVVKRGTLKVAVPQDFPPFGSVGPDMKPRGLDIDTAKLLADQLKVKLELTPVNSTNRIPFLTTGKVDLVISSLGKNPEREKVIDFSRAYAPFYLAVFGPPDAAIKGLDDLKGKTISVTRGAIEDIELTKVAPEGATIKRFEDNNSTIAAYLAGQVDLIASGNVVMVAISEKNPKRVPALKVKLKDSPVYVGVNKNEPALLGKVNDILTTAKADGALEKNSQTWLKEPLPADL
- a CDS encoding CDP-6-deoxy-delta-3,4-glucoseen reductase gives rise to the protein MRVTLQPSGAVLDILPGERILDGARRLGYECPQSCRNGNCHVCGALLVEGRVEQAGDVRDHGEFYTCIAEPLEDCIVLWDGVLALGELPVRSVSCQVIECRDVGGDTWRVRLRAPAGKPPRYHAGQYLMIERENGEKSAFSLASAPHSGRDLEIHVLARESSALSLIEQLQRNSMVRIEMPFGDTHLAELPDGPLVLIAAGTGMGQIHSLIEHCRATGFKHPVHLYWGVRRPEDFYDIEHWDEWEKLPNLFLHKVVSDQCGWGGRCGMLHEAVCEDFPDLKALHVYASGSPAMVYGTLDALVEAGMDAHQMRADVFAYAPRS
- a CDS encoding amino acid ABC transporter permease — translated: MAYQFDFLPVVENTDLLLRGALFTLELTAIGALLGVGVGIVGALVRAWNIRPFAGIFGVYVELIRNTPFLVQLFFIFFGLPSLGLQISEWQAAVLAMVINLGAYSTEIIRAGIQAIPRGQLEAAAALAMSRFEAFRHVVLLPALGKVWPALSSQIIIVMLGSAVCSQIATEELSFAANFIQSRNFRAFETYALTTLIYLCMALLIRQLLNWIGRRYIARSSSQ
- a CDS encoding FadR/GntR family transcriptional regulator gives rise to the protein MNSISRAVPEVALQAIRKLISEQGFGAGDALPSQRDLAVQLGVSRASLREALSSLSALGVISIQPGKGVFVQSPVDLPRGDAAPGWPFAAQASPLDIFQLRYALEGFAAGLAAVTLSTDELDALEDNVAAMRNELRAADFDAAARLDFEFHRRILLASGNQAMLSILTASADIFLESQKLPFIRAERAMETWQEHRKILRALARRASGAAQKAMQEHVRNAALRTGIAFVAPATP
- the trxA gene encoding thioredoxin TrxA, with protein sequence MSSDLIKHVSDASFEADVLKAEGAVLVDYWAEWCGPCKMIAPVLDEIAETYKGKLTVAKLNIDENQETPAKHGVRGIPTLMLFKNGNVEATKVGALSKSQLAAFLDANI
- the ubiD gene encoding 4-hydroxy-3-polyprenylbenzoate decarboxylase, which produces MQYRDLRDFISGLEKRGELKRIQVPVSPVLEMTEVCDRTLRAKGPALLFENPTGYDIPVLGNLFGTPERVALGMGAEAVSELREIGKLLAFLKEPEPPKGLKDAWSKLPIFRKIIAMAPKVVKDAVCQEVVIEGDDVDLAMLPVQTCWPGDVGPLITWGLTVTKGPNKDRQNLGIYRQQVIGRNKVIMRWLSHRGGALDYREWCEKHPGQPFPVSVALGADPATILGAVTPVPDSLSEYAFAGLLRGNRTELVKCRGNDLQVPATAEIILEGVIHPGEMADEGPYGDHTGYYNEVDSFPVFTVERITHRIKPIYHSTYTGRPPDEPAILGVALNEVFVPILQKQFPEITDFYLPPEGCSYRMAIVTMKKSYPGHAKRVMLGVWSFLRQFMYTKFVIVTDDDINARDWNDVIWAITTRMDPKRDTVMIDNTPIDYLDFASPVSGLGSKMGLDATHKWPGETTREWGRVIVKDEAVTQRIDAIWNQLGID